In Fusarium oxysporum f. sp. lycopersici 4287 chromosome 13, whole genome shotgun sequence, the DNA window CAAGCGTGTCATGTCCGAGGACAAGTACCTCTGCGCCAACGCCCAGAAGAACGTCAACGCTGGTGTTTTCATCAACGGTGAGATGCACCCCGAGATGGAGCAGGgtcctctcttcttccagcagAGCATCCGAGAGCAGCTCCAGAACCACCACAAGAAGGAGCAAGAGGTCGGCCACGAGATCTGGCCCGCTCAGCAGGAGGCTCCCCAGaccaccatcaacaccaaggctACAAGCTCCGCCAACTACTCATCGGGCATCGACATCCGGCCAGCTCACAAGGCCATTGTTGTCTAGACTTGGGAATGACTTACTGATTGATTTGGATTACATGGGAGGATTTACAAGATAAAAGCGAGTTTTGCTCTTTTACACAAGATTGCATTGTTTATTCACGAAAGATTATGACCCAGCAGATGCTTAATTAGCTATACTATTGCATCCTGCAACATTTCTTAGATAGAAATTGAGACCTTTACTTCACAAAACTTCGTTGACCATCGTGACATGCTCTGAACAAACAAGCGGTGAATGCTCGGTCAAGAGATAACAAGCTTCAGCTATCTCGCCTCTTACCATGATAAGGCCTTCACACCACAAGGTGAGGCTGAAGGCGGACCGGGATACCGTGATAAGCCGGCATCTGATCGGCAAAGGCCGTGCTTGCAGTTGCACGCCCCGGACAAGAAAGTCCTTGGGCAGCTCGGCAGTGATATCACCCAAAGCTTAAATCGAGATTTCCAGTTGGAGACGAGATAACCCCTCACAAGAACGAGATAGACCAATCAGTCTACACCCTTCACCTGCACACCGTCTTGTTTCGTGTTTGAATGCTTGTGTGTAGCGCTAGTGATGCAGCACTTGTTGGGGGGTTACCATCCATAGACAATTGTTGTGCTTGATTTACCGTAGCATGCTCTGATTCTGATATTGCACACCACTAGCTTGGGCTGCCAACAAAGAGTGCGCTGGTAATGCCTATAGCATTGTTACGTCGTCCTCCAGCCTTTCCACGTCACCAATCGCGATGAATTGGTGGGAGGCTTTTGACTATTGAACATTCCGCCAGCCATGACCAAATATTGATTTCCCGGTAGCTTTGACAGTAGGAGGTTGCCGTCGGTGATGGTTAGTCATAAATCGAGATTGAGGTCGATGCAAAGGGCACCGCATATCGGCACGCGTAATTGTATTGCTGCGGTTGGAGCGAAATTACTTCTCATTTTCCTTGACCCCATGATCTCCAGTCCCAATGTTAAAATTAGAGCCACGATTGACTTCGGTAACTCTTGATCAAGGTTGGAGTAAGGAGCAAATGAACATTTTGCCTAACTAGACACTTTTCGTGAGCTTATAGCTTCCTCTGCACCGCATCTCCTCAGTGATACAATTTCCATCTCGAGAAATTAGGATGAAGTTCTCACATACAGACACTGATACAATTGAGGGGCTCATTGGCTGAGCTTACACCTTCAATGTCTTGCCACAGAACCTTAAATATGGAGGACGAACGAGGCTATCGGACCGGCCAGGGAGGCTGCAAAGGTCACAAGGCCTGGGCACCTGATGCCCGCCTCGAACCAGCGCCCTTGAAATTGGAAGCCATCACCCTTGGATTCTAAACTTTGGCCAAGATACAGAAGTTGGCAAGGGAGCGCCGGCTCTGCAATTTGCGATGCCGGACCCATGCCGATACATCCGACGCGGAGGGTGTCTAGAAACTAAGGTTTATGTGAAATACTGTTTTACTGAAGGGCCCAGGACTTCATATGACTCTCTTGGCCCCGAATGCCCGTGATGAAGTCTGAAGGTCGCTAGATGATGTCTTTGATACCAGCGTGAATGAACCAGTACCATGGCGCATGAGACTCAATATAAGAGACCTCGATATTAGACCCTTATCACAGTCCGTGAAACTTCGAGGCAATATATATGATAGCAACCGATTGGTCCCACTGAGGTCTCGGTCTACGCCAAGGCCCATTGCCAACGTATCATTCGTCACTATGGATTTTCTAACTCTATAAGCTGCCTTGATAAGATACTGCTTGATATGTGTATCGGTTAGATAGTCAGGCCCTAGTAATCGAGCGTTAACAACGTTGTACAACGCGGCACGCGGCCATAGAACTCTTGCATTTGCGATGACGTTGAGAACATCACGTCAGATGATGATCCCGGTGCCATACACTCTTCGCGCATATGGCTCGGATACATGATATTATAGTACATCAGTACCGTTTCTTAAAAGAAGTTCTATTGTTATTCCACGATGCCTGTCATGCTTCAGGAAGCTCAGAATTTTGCTTCGCCAGAGTTCAAGTCAGATTCCCCGAATACCCTATCAACTATCGTGGAGTGCTTCAAGCCGAAGCGTCTCACGTAAGCAAGAAATCTCAATCAAACGAGAGCCTCATTGTTACTTCATGAAAGATAGTGAAGATTAACTGTCCAGGACGATGCAGGCCCAAGACAGCAACGTAACAGGAAACCTGAAGGTGCGTGATGCCATTTCATTAAAGCCGGGTCTTCCTCAAGATCACAAGACACAATCACTTCCTGCACATGCTACTAGGAGAGTATGACTTCTATGGGGAGCAGCATTTTCCAAAACGTGATTCGTGAACTGACGGTCATTTGTTTGCGTGCTATTGGCCTCCGATCACGCAACAGGTGATAGCCATAGCTATTCTACATGCCAAATCTGTCTTGATGGTAATGCCTAAAATTTATTCCATCGGAATTGAATCATTGAGATCACTTCAATATCGACAAGTATTATTGGTCCTCCGAGACATATGGCGTTGATAAGATTGACATGGCAACACAAGATATTGATCTGAGAACTTCCCCGCTCCTCAATCGTAACAGAATCATGAAGAACCCAAGAGTTCTTGCGTGCTACAATGTCGTGCATGAACGCAATCACCGTGCATCTGGCGTAATTGTCTCAACCCGATTTCGGATCTGACTGCCCCGAGTCTTCCTCAAGTCGACTGCGTTTATATCAGTCGCATAGCCTGTCTTCGCCACATTTTCCGAGTTATTTGTTTTCCATATCTCCTCTGAACTTTATAATATCACAGTATGCCTCATAAAATTCGGCGTGTCGCGGTAGTTGGTGCTGGTCCAGCTGGCGCCATTGCAACTGATGCGCTTGTCAAGGAGGGAGCATTCGATACCATCCGGGTATTCGACCGCAGGTCTGCTGTTGGAGGAACTTGGTAAGAGACATTCTCTTTCTGAAAGTAGATGTATCTCACGGCCTAATAGGATTCATACGCCGCATCTGCCACCAGGGATTCCTTCCTTAAAGAGACTAGTTAGTGGAGAGGCTGACAATGAGGTCACTATTCCTGGGAATCTACCAGCGGTTACAACAATCTCTGAGGCAGTAAACAGCCATCAACACCGATTCTCAGACACCCCGATCCATGAGAATCTTCACAGCAACATTGCACCTGATATCATGAGTTACACTCAGGAGCCCTTTCCCAAGAAGCTCTCACAAAAGACTCTAGCTGAGTATGGACCAGACTCACTGTTTCGACATCACTCTGTTGTCCGTGAATGGATAGAGGGTATATTTTCTCGTGGTGGTCATGACAAGTTGCTTGAGCTGGAAACGACAGTTGAGAAAGTCGAGAAAGAGAATGGAGAGTGGGTTATAACTCTTCGAAAAGTACTTAAAGGCCGAAACTACTGGTGGAGAGAGACATTCGACGCGGTAGTTGTAGCATCAGGCCATTACAACGTACCCTGGTTTCCAAAGGTCGAAGGGCTGTTGGAATTTGATAGAAGGTTTCCTGGCGCGATCCATCATAGCAAACACTTCAGAGAAGGATCCAAGTATAGAGGAAAGGTAAGCACAATCTCGGATGTCTAGTATCAGGCCAGGCTGACGATAGAAGCGAGTTATTGTGGTTGGAGCTTCGGTCTCCTCCATCGAGATCATTCACGAGATCCTGGATGTCGTGGATGGGCAGGTCTACGCCTCCATAAGAGACCAGCCCATTCCAGCCTTTGGATGGGTTCCTTTCGAGCATCCCAAGATCGCCATCAAGCCAGCCATTCAACGCTTCGATCCAGAGAATGGCCGTGTACACTTCACCGACGGGTCATATCTTGACAACATAGACCATATAATTTACGGGACTGGTTATACCTTCAGTTTCCCTTTCATCCCTGCGGTTCAGAAGCGTGTCAAGAATGCCTATCGTCGACTTCCTGGTGTATATCAGCATACGTGGAATATTGAAGATCCAACACTGACTTTCGTCGGAATGGTAAGTCTTCTGGCTTCCGAATGGTTCTTAAACTGACTTAGTCTCGCAGCTTGGAGGAGGTTTCACATTTCGAGCCTACGAGTGGCAGAGCGTAGCCATCGCTCGTTTTCTTGCTAGTCGTGCGAAGGCACTGCCCTCTATCCCAGAGCAACTGGAATGGGAGCGGCAACGTGTGAATGAGAAGAGAGGAGGAAAGGACTACTACTCTATCGCGCCTGACTACGAAAGCTTCTTTGAGTATCTAAGGAATATTGCTGGAGAGCCTGCCCAAGGGACATATGGACGCAAGTTGCCAGCATTCGATCCGCAGTGGTTGGTTATCTGGGGTGACATGGTGGCACCGAGGTTGGAGAGCTGGAGACGAAAGAGAAACGAGGCTGAGAGCAAGCTGGAACTGAAGTCCAAGTTGTAGATGCTAGGTTGTACATATCGTGGAGACGGGAGTAATGATCCCATTGAGCCGGTTTTGCTAGAGGCTGACTCTGTTCGCGACGATATATGATAGTCTTCAAAGGCGACCACGAACATACTTTCAGCAATAGCTGGCTCAATGGTGAAAATAGATCAAGTGGAAAGGCAGTGAAGTTCGGGATGCTTCACGAGCCCAGAGATGTTCATGTTGGTTACCGGACTTCATCTGTGAAGAGGGTTGGTGTCAAACATTTACGTGCATATGGCTGCAATCACGAATACAAAAATACGGATTAGATTAAGAATCCGAGAGCAATCTACCTCTGATTTGCAACGCCAATAAGTAATAGTCGTTGCATGCCGCTATTAACTCAAAACCATCCCATCCCAACATCCAAAACCTCTCAGAAAAGAAGCATCACACCGAAATTTTCTCCTGTAACCCCAAAAGTATGTAGTTCATTAAGATATTTCACCAGACAAAACGCTCTCCCCGGTTTATCGTCTCGCAATGCAGCACATGATGCCGGTTCGTCCAATGAACCAAAGGAAGCCGAAGAAGCGTACAATAGACAGCACAGCTGTCGAGTAAAGAAGAACACGGAAATACGTAGGCGTGCGGACGTCTGCTGCTTTCTGAGCGGAGCGTTAGTATGTTATAGAGGACAAGGGAGAGTGAGTGACTTACTGAGACGCCGAGAGTGATGAAATCGTCTGTGGTGACAACGACGATGAGAACAATATTACAGAGAAGCCAGAGAATAACAAGACCAGTTCGGAAAGACTTGTACGAATCTTCGacgtccttcttctcgggcTTTTCCTCTGCCATTTCGCTCATGGGTGCGAGAGCTCGCCAGACGACCTTCTCGAACTTGCTGTCGATATCCTCCTGTTCCTGCTCAATTTCCTCGACCACAGcttccttgcccttctcatccttgacgATCATGGCTGATGGCAGAGCTTCGGCAGTATCAGAGCCCTTTGTTCCCCATGACACATCGTGCCAGTTGTTGAAGGCGTAGACCATCAGGATGTTGATGTACGTGGACATGAGGACGAGATACTGAGGGAACGAGTGGAACATGTGCCACGGGTCGAGGTATAAGAAGGATGCGATGTAGTTGAGACCATAAATGGTGAAGAGGGCAATAATGATCAGTCCCGCGACTCCGGTATCGCCTCCGAAGAAACTATCAAAGAAGGCTTTTCCGGACTCGAAGGAGATCTGCTCCTCAATAGGCGTTCCAGTGAAAGCTCGGTACACGAGATAACCAGTCAAGACGAGAAGATACAGCTGGATGAGACCGAACACCATGAAGGAGAGGACGTAGGTGTATTGTGCGCCTTTAGGTCTGTTTCCAAGAGCGAGGACGAATTGAAGGACGAGGAAGGCGATGTATATGTATTTGATCAGGACGTTGACAATCGGCGTGGCTGTATCGCCGAATGGCCAGCCATGGTATTCCGAGAGAACCTGGGGCGTTCCGAcaagcttcatgatgatggtggtggtgaggtAGAAAGCCGCGAGCGAGAACCAAGAGAACAGCACATTGACCAAGTTATACACGAACTGGATGTGCAAGAAAAATAGACGAATGAGGTTATGCCCCGATCCATACATTCGACCGAAATGCATGAGGGAATAGAGCGACATAGCGAAAGATCCGTTGAGCCATCGACGTCGCTGACCGATAAACTCAGCAGCGCCTTCGGGAACATCTGTCTCGCCCTTGGAGGCCTTGATATAGCTGAGATGCCACTTTTGACTGGCCTTTGCGACTAACTCGAAGCAGAGAATTCGATCCTCGGCAAGGAACATGTTCTTTTTGAAGATGTTCATGCCGTCAATACCCTTCTTGCCCAATGATTTGGAGAGCGTATGGTCGCCGTGAAAGTACTGCTCCAGAGGTCTACCCATGATAGCGCGGAAGCGATACGCCGAGAAAGCACCAGGCAAAACACTAACATATCCAAAGGCACTTTCGAGCGGTTTATCGAGGACGTTGGAGATCTTATACTCGAAATTCTGCACCGCGACGAGTGGATTGAGAAGCATCTTTCCACCCTTGCCAAGCATGACATGGATCTCTCCACAGGCGCCGCCGAGATCACGATCGTTGTAGAAGCCCTCCCAGAGGGACAGCAGGGCGCGGGGGCCGGGCTTCGTTCCGGCATCAATGAGGATGGCGACCTCCGGGTTAAGAATGCGGCCAAAGGCATTGAAGAGCCAGCGATGCGAATTGATCTTCTTgctgttcttctgcttgagACAGAAGATAAACTGGACGGGGGGGAGATTGCGATGAGGCTTGTCGGGATCGGGACGGACGAGCTGTTGATCGGGTGTCACGGAGACTTGGCTGGTGTACTCGAAAATATGGGCGACGGTTTCTTTGCCATTGACATCCTTTTTGAGAACACCATCTTGATAGATACCAACCGTCGCGAGCACGTCGAAAACGTTCTTGTCGACCTTGTCGATACCATCAAAGACGAGACAAACGACGATCTTCTGCCACGCAGGACCGCCCTTGTTCCAGAACTTGGAGCGTTTGAGGTTCACAATGTCCCGAATGTTCTGCATCGTTCCGTGGAGGGTACGCGCAAGTAGCACCTTGTCCTCGTTGTAATaggtgatggcgatgagCAGTTCTGTATGACGGTTGTACATCTTGGGGCGGAGGTTAAAGCCGTTTCGCAGGGTGAAATCGTTGGGGTCGCATGTAGCAGCTGTGTAGCGCATCTTTGTGAACTCCTCCTCCATGCTTCCGGGACCGCTTCGGTATCGCGGTTCAACGGCGTTTTTGATGGCGCTGGGCACGGGGTAATCGATGCTGAGAACGGAGCCCTGAACGAGCTTGACTTTACGGGTCTTTGAGCGACCGAGACCACCTGCGAGTTGGTTCTGCTGCTGTCGCATCATCCAGCTCTCGTCGACATCGAACTCCTGGTACGTTGAGTCGGGGCGTCCGTGGGCAAAGTCTGGAACAGACAGAGCCTCGCCATTCTGACCCCAATCTTGCATCGTAGGGGCGCGATGCATGACGGAGAGACGAGATTCTGCCAAACGCGAAGCTTCGACATCGTACTCAGGCTCTGGGTATTCGTAGCCCGGAGACCCAGGCATGCGACCGTGCTGGTCAGCAGGATAATGCCCAAAAGCACCAGGTCCATAGCTATTGTGACCAAAACTATGGCCGTCAAAGCTGTTATGGCCTACGCTGCCTTGGTATGAACTGTGTAGAAGATCGCGGCTCGACTCATTCTGCTCGGGCACGGGTCGTTGTGCGCCCAGCGGAGGGGGAGGGGACAATTGATCATAGTCTGGTTCGTAAGGATTGCTCACAGGAGAAACACGAGCGGCGGCTGTTTCGTCAGATTCGCGAAAGTGGTACTGCAGAGAAAGCGCAAGATTAGATCGCTGTGTAATTGCGTTGGGTTTACTGTTGAGAGAGCTAACTTACAGCTTGGCCAGCTGGTAAATCTTGCATTTCCCGTGGCGCATCATAGTTTGGGCCGTTGCCTTGGCCTTGCGGATTAAAACCCATGACtgcgctcttcttctctgcccTCAGTCCAAAAAAGACTCCAAAAAATAACTGATCAAGCGAGAGTTATTATGTGCGACGATATCGTGgtcttctttcttcttttacaAAAAACAATCCCCAGGTAAATCTGCCGATTATGACATGCGATAAGATGAGCTCGTTATCGGAAGTGCCGGGCTGTGATGCAATGCGGCGCCAAAAAACGGGAATTAAACGAGGGACGgtaagaaaaaaaaaaaaaaagttatTACGATGGACGGAGTAAACCCTCTTTTCGTCAAGATGTGATGCCGACTTTTGTTATGCGATACAAAAAACGAGAGGATATTCTGTGATAGACACaaaaaagaaggagaaaagaaagaaagaaggggAAAAATCAGGTGAAAAAAAACTGGACAGAGCTTCCTAGAGGGGGCGTGctacagtacagtacatcGACACAGGTCAACTTGCTTTGTGAAGCTTAGAAAAACACAGTgagagaaaggaagagaaaagaacaTGGATCCTGGTTAGGTCCAGAGAGATCGACCTCCGCCGCGTAACTAGTGGCTCCATATTATGCCAGCTTTTGCAGAATTGGTTGGTTGATGTTTGTGGTCTGTGACGTAGAAGTCTCTCATCATGCTAATCCTGTCAGCCAAAAAGTCAGAAGAGACGAGAGGGCGATGCTATTTTTGGGAGGGTGACACATGGGCACAAGCCTCGTATACACGCAATTCTTTGCTGCGTCTACCCATTGCCATGGGGGCAATAACGTACAATCCCGTGCTATTTCTGATCCATTTCTTCAAAGAAAAGTCTTTCAGAGGCATATTTGATCGTGGCTTACTCTCGTTTTAACGGGCCGTTACGtcaaaagaaaacaaggcgtcttttttaattttagGCCTGGCTTGGAGCGTTACAAGTAGAAACATGACCCGCCCCACCCACTGCTCCGTCCAATGTAGGTACAGCACGCTACAGCGGACTACGGGGACTTACAGCACAGTATAGCCCGACGACAGCACAGTAGGTACCCCACGGGAAGCAGGGAGCATGGATGTCACTCGTATCTGAATCTTTCTTAAAAATagaaaagataaaaaaaCTCAAATGTCGGGGCCAGATTGAGTCCGAGATAGATTGAATTAACGTTACCCCGAGATGGGCCCTTGGTGAATACTAACGTGGTCCTTGAGATTCAACGTCTGTTCACTGTTGAGATGGACTTCAGCTACACCAAAACCGCTATAGCCTCCCCTGTCGGCTTGTTAGTGCACTGACGCCATCATTTTCCTGTTTTTTCCCCTGCATTTGACGATTCCGCATAAACAACCACGTCCCAAAAAgagaacaaaaagaaacCCTAAACAGGGAAAAACAAAGAAACCAGAGTGAATGCAACTTGAGTCACCCAATTCGCAGGTCTTTTGATCTCTGGTCAAATGCTCACAGACATCATCTGCCATAATGACGCCATTCCGGCAATTCGGATCATTTTTATGTGTTTTTAAGGCGACGCCGCAgtgacttgacttgacttgacacTGGACGGAAAATAGCGCAACCGGCCGACCTTCAGTTAGTTTCTAGAACAAATCATCGGTCTGCCCGTTTCAAAAATCCGTCGTCTTTGAATGCGTGTTTGGGCTGCTACACGAGGTCCCTGCCAATATCGCACGATGGACAGTGCACCCTTGCATTGCTCATCTCGTTTTCCGTCAAGTGCAGTGACCATGTCAGCCCTGCTAAGAATTGGTCAAACAGTCCACAAACAGGGCTAAGATGGACGATGAAAATGCGCTTCCAAGGGCTAAATCGATCGCGCGACGTAAAACGGCCAAAGCGACACTTGTTCTCGGGTTTGCTCCGGTCATTGGAGGTGGTCACGTGTTGATTTGTTTGTCTTTTGTCCTGACGCGTGTCATTTCCACTCTAGACCCATCCTGTTGAGTTTCCGAATCATGCTGTTGTATTCGCATTCATGCGCGAATCCGATCTTGATGTACATGCGACCTCAATTATGTACGCGACACAAGATCCATTCCACATTACTTCCCAATAACATCAAAGCCCCAAGATTCCCATTGTTTGCCATCATAAGTACCCCGACGCGGGGAACGTCGGAACCCGATGAACTCCAGTCAATGCCAATTACAATAACACCGTCCTGGGTAGCGCCATGTATACTTCCTTACAGATTGTAGACTGAAACTTCTAATTTCCAACACTCAATCATTCATCCTTTTCATGACAaaccttcttgaactccttCAAAATTGCCTGTAGATTGTCAGTGTCATTCGTCACCATAAATAGTCGCACGTACATCGAAATCGTGATCTGCCATTGACATGAACGCTGGAGACCTGTCCAACTTCAACTTGCCAACACGCGGGCTCTTGATGCCAAACGCAATCCTCGCCAGAAAGCGCGCATCATCTCGGATGTCTGTTGATGTCAGTaccttgttgatggctgcTCTGTCGACCTGCTTCGGCGACGACGGGGGCAGCTTCACAGCTGCGCCTCTGAGACAGAACGTGCAGTGTCCGcacttcttcttgttctctgGAAGATCCATGCCGAAGTGCTGTGCGATGGAGAGGCCGAAGCATTTTGAGGCTGTGACGAAATTGATGACATCTTTGAGTCTATCCAGAGCCTGCTTCTCGCGCCTCTTAAGGTCTTCGTAGAGCTTGTCTGTGAGATCGTCGATTGCTGTGTCTGTCTTTGGTAACTTGTCCATCACTTTGTACTTCTGCTCGACTCCTCCGACGGTGAGGACGATAGCACCACTGTTGTTGATCATTGAGGAGGTTGATAATTTCGTTCCGTCGTAAACCCTCATCGTTGGCGACCTTCGCTGGGTCAATCGAGTGGAatttcttggccttcttggcgtgCTTCAGAATAGCCTTGCTCTCTGGCGTGTTCATGCTCTTGAGACGGGGGTAGTATTGTCCATGTGCTTCGAACTTGTAAGAGCTATACTCGGGTGTCGTCGCGCGGATGAGATTGAACCTGAGCTCCAACGCAGCGTAGATGACACCCAGGGGACTCATGCGAATGTCGAACTGCGATGACTGGCTGTAGTGACTGACTTTGAAAGTTTCGCCAGGCGGCAGTTTGACAACATCGCCATCGAATATTTCTTTGAGGAGGTTGCGTAACGAGTTGCGGGACGGTAGGTCTCCACGCGCAAAGTTCTCTTTGATCCAAAAGTCTTCTCGGCAGAGGTAGAGCATGCAGTAGCTTGGTTTGCCGTCTCGACCGGCACGACCGACTTGCTGACAGTACTCCTCGACGGTACTCGGGATATCCCAGTGGATAATGTTTCGAATGTCTGCACTCATCAGTCATATGCTCACAGAGGCGACCACGTCGACCAACCTGACTTGTCGATACCCATGCCAAACGCAATGGTTGCAACTACCTAGGCCGTTGTCAGTACTGTCCTCTAGCCTCGGATCCTGACAAGCCCACCGTTTGGATTTTAGAGCTCATGAAATCATCTTGAATCagtctcttctcatcaagttTCATGCCGGCGTGGAAGTGGGCAGCGGGGACCCCCTGCTTCGTGAGATGCGTCGCCAGCTCTTCAGCTTGCTAGGTCGAATATCAGCACTGAAAGATCACAAGAGGGCACAAAGACTGAGCAACCTTTTGGAGAGTCGTGTAGATGAGTGTCGAGCCGGGATGCGTTTTCAGGAAATTAAACAGAAGCTCATACTTGtcatccttgaccttgacggCCTCGGCTTCGAGTCGAAGACTGGGGCTGTCAGCGAAGATTTCAGGGTATGTAGCGTCAGAACTTACTTGGGGCGATACACTGATGTTCTGAAAACACCTTCGTCGGAAATGTCGAAAGCCTGGCAAATGTCTTTGACGACAGGTGGTGTAGCGGTGGCTGTCAAGCAGATGACACGCTCGGCCTTGATCTCCTGAACGAACCGGGCAACTGTCTTGAGTCAGCGGAGGCCATTCAGCTGGCGCAATGACGCAAACCTTTCAGGTAGTCAGGGCGAAAAGAATGTCCCCACTGTATCAAGGTCAGGCAACGTGCTGCAGTCAACGGAAGAGGGACATACCTCTGAGATGCAGTGGGCTTCGTCCACGCCAATCATTCTAACCCCTCCCTTGACTCGCTTCATTGTCTCAACGAAGCCTTCGTTGTTGAGGCGCTCAGGAGCGCAGTACAACAGGCGTAGTTGTCCCTCTCGGAGATccttgttgatcttctggATTTCATCCCAACTTTTCGTGGAGTCCATACACTCCGCTGCGATGCCCCTCCGCTTGAGCGCATCAACTTGGTCCTTCATCAGAGCAATGAGGGGCGAAACGACGATGGTAATACCCGAGTCGTTGGCCTGTCGTGCTTTGGTCTGGCGGTCTACTTCTGGAAACGCGATGGCAGGAATCTGCTTGTATCAGTACAGGAGATCCGCTGACGATGTTGGGACGGGAGAGCTGAAACGTACCTGGTAGCAAAGTGACTTTCCGGCACCCGTGGGAAAGACAACAAGTGCATTGTCGCCATCCAGAAGTCTGGCGATGGCGGCCTCTTGCTCATGGCGAAACTCTCTGTAACCAAATTTGTCGGCCAATAGCTTTCGCGCAAGCTGAATCCGTTGTGTCTCGCCAAGTCGGCCATTGGAACTACTTTCCTTAAGACTGAGAGAACCATGTCGTGCTTTTTTAGTAGGCGCTATGCCTTGAATTTCGTTCTCTTTGCCTCTGCTATGCTTCTTAGGCGGATTCATCATTCCCGCCTCCTCAAGCGCGTCAAAGATGAggtcatcttcatcaatgtCGTCAAAGAGAGCGTCTCCAGAGTCAAAGTCTTCGTCGGGAATTCCCATTCTGTAATCCGATCTGCCGAGTATAAAATAGAAACACAACTTCTGAAACAATATCGCGTAAAGGAAGATTGATAACGGACACTTGGCGATGCGGTAAGGATTTTTGGTGATTGGTGGCGATTGACTCCAAAGGTCCCTGAGGGGACGCGTGCTGAGAGTTGCGCGGTGACGCCTGATCACGTGGCACGCTGTTTGTGAGAAAGGTGAGGTGGG includes these proteins:
- a CDS encoding chitin synthase, yielding MGFNPQGQGNGPNYDAPREMQDLPAGQAYHFRESDETAAARVSPVSNPYEPDYDQLSPPPPLGAQRPVPEQNESSRDLLHSSYQGSVGHNSFDGHSFGHNSYGPGAFGHYPADQHGRMPGSPGYEYPEPEYDVEASRLAESRLSVMHRAPTMQDWGQNGEALSVPDFAHGRPDSTYQEFDVDESWMMRQQQNQLAGGLGRSKTRKVKLVQGSVLSIDYPVPSAIKNAVEPRYRSGPGSMEEEFTKMRYTAATCDPNDFTLRNGFNLRPKMYNRHTELLIAITYYNEDKVLLARTLHGTMQNIRDIVNLKRSKFWNKGGPAWQKIVVCLVFDGIDKVDKNVFDVLATVGIYQDGVLKKDVNGKETVAHIFEYTSQVSVTPDQQLVRPDPDKPHRNLPPVQFIFCLKQKNSKKINSHRWLFNAFGRILNPEVAILIDAGTKPGPRALLSLWEGFYNDRDLGGACGEIHVMLGKGGKMLLNPLVAVQNFEYKISNVLDKPLESAFGYVSVLPGAFSAYRFRAIMGRPLEQYFHGDHTLSKSLGKKGIDGMNIFKKNMFLAEDRILCFELVAKASQKWHLSYIKASKGETDVPEGAAEFIGQRRRWLNGSFAMSLYSLMHFGRMYGSGHNLIRLFFLHIQFVYNLVNVLFSWFSLAAFYLTTTIIMKLVGTPQVLSEYHGWPFGDTATPIVNVLIKYIYIAFLVLQFVLALGNRPKGAQYTYVLSFMVFGLIQLYLLVLTGYLVYRAFTGTPIEEQISFESGKAFFDSFFGGDTGVAGLIIIALFTIYGLNYIASFLYLDPWHMFHSFPQYLVLMSTYINILMVYAFNNWHDVSWGTKGSDTAEALPSAMIVKDEKGKEAVVEEIEQEQEDIDSKFEKVVWRALAPMSEMAEEKPEKKDVEDSYKSFRTGLVILWLLCNIVLIVVVTTDDFITLGVSKAADVRTPTYFRVLLYSTAVLSIVRFFGFLWFIGRTGIMCCIARR